A stretch of Glandiceps talaboti chromosome 18, keGlaTala1.1, whole genome shotgun sequence DNA encodes these proteins:
- the LOC144449168 gene encoding alpha-N-acetylneuraminide alpha-2,8-sialyltransferase-like isoform X1 yields the protein MDGRRQCLYWCFKPTKKTKLCALIILVISTMPILAFFGKTELIANKYFAKYARLRTTIFPSNINLLNTPHPSITSDHVKEMGDNNAKCVLPTSTVVKKDQKIPVNVAKKFKALLQEKDRSKTVSTITRIVKQPWKHNIDNQRQIRKMLSKLSDIQTKFSITKSNVKVGTGLRQSQSNKIRNISRWFYDCLPKNEMFATKHFTTCTIVGSGGILSGSNCGHKIDKADAVFRFNVPFTKPFEKAVGNKTTINTINRSVFTERYNSLRTSEDLTRVVDDLKEIVRDGFAWMPEFSHDREHNVSDAVIPLLVKNNLKIMFMHPDHYRAIRKHWQAWGMRILISSGFYFTSVAIQLCDEVQLYGFWPFRQGPCNQNLTYHYYNEKKITTDHSFSLEFLALVELHRLGVIKLNIEDCN from the exons ATGGATGGACGTCGTCAATGTCTGTACTGGTGTTTTAAACCAACTAAGAAAACGAAGTTGTGTGCTTTAATTATTCTTGTAATCAGTACCATGCCTATACTAGCCTTCTTTGGTAAAACTGAACTCATTGCAAATAAATACTTCGCCAAGTATGCTCGATTAAG AACAACCATCTTTCCTTCCAACATCAATTTGCTTAACACCCCACATCCGTCCATTACCTCCGATCATGTCAAAGAGATGGGAGACAACAACGCGAAATGTGTTTTACCAACTAGTACAGTTGTCAAGAAAGACCAGAAGATTCCTGTGAACGTAGCCAAAAAATTCAAGGCTTTACTCCAGGAGAAAGATCGATCAAAAACCGTCAGCACTATCACTAGAATTGTTAAACAACCTTGGAAGCACAATATTGATAACCAAAGGCAAATTCG GAAAATGCTATCCAAATTATCTGACATTCAAACTAAATTCAGCATAACTAAGAGTAATGTCAAAGTTGGGACAGGCCTTAGGCAAAGCCAATCAAATAAAATACGCAATATATCGAGATGGTTTTATGACTGCCTACCAAAG AATGAAATGTTTGCAACCAAGCATTTTACTACATGCACGATTGTTGGCAGCGGTGGAATTTTGTCGGGCAGCAACTGTGGACACAAAATCGATAAGGCAGATGCAGTTTTCAG GTTCAACGTCCCCTTTACAAAACCTTTCGAGAAAGCTGTGGGAAATAAAACCACGATAAATACAATAAATCGATCTGTGTTTACAGAAAG ATACAATAGTCTAAGGACTTCAGAAGACCTGACAAGGGTTGTGGATGACTTGAAAGAAATTGTACGAGATGGATTTGCATGGATGCCAGAGTTTTCCCATGATAGAGAGCATAATGTTAGTGATGCAGTAATTCCTTTATTGGTGAAAAATAATctcaaaattatgtttatgcATCCCGATCATTACCGTGCAATAAGAAAACACTGGCAAGCTTGGGGAATGCGGATACTTATATCATCAG GGTTTTACTTCACCTCCGTAGCCATACAACTTTGCGATGAGGTTCAGCTCTACGGATTCTGGCCATTTAGACAAGGGCCTTGCAATCAAAATCTTACATATCACtattacaatgaaaaaaagATTACCACTGACCACAGCTTTTCACTAGAGTTTCTAGCGTTGGTTGAACTCCATCGCCTCGGTGTGATTAAGTTGAATATTGAAGATTGCAACTGA
- the LOC144449168 gene encoding alpha-2,8-sialyltransferase 8F-like isoform X2: MGDNNAKCVLPTSTVVKKDQKIPVNVAKKFKALLQEKDRSKTVSTITRIVKQPWKHNIDNQRQIRKMLSKLSDIQTKFSITKSNVKVGTGLRQSQSNKIRNISRWFYDCLPKNEMFATKHFTTCTIVGSGGILSGSNCGHKIDKADAVFRFNVPFTKPFEKAVGNKTTINTINRSVFTERYNSLRTSEDLTRVVDDLKEIVRDGFAWMPEFSHDREHNVSDAVIPLLVKNNLKIMFMHPDHYRAIRKHWQAWGMRILISSGFYFTSVAIQLCDEVQLYGFWPFRQGPCNQNLTYHYYNEKKITTDHSFSLEFLALVELHRLGVIKLNIEDCN, from the exons ATGGGAGACAACAACGCGAAATGTGTTTTACCAACTAGTACAGTTGTCAAGAAAGACCAGAAGATTCCTGTGAACGTAGCCAAAAAATTCAAGGCTTTACTCCAGGAGAAAGATCGATCAAAAACCGTCAGCACTATCACTAGAATTGTTAAACAACCTTGGAAGCACAATATTGATAACCAAAGGCAAATTCG GAAAATGCTATCCAAATTATCTGACATTCAAACTAAATTCAGCATAACTAAGAGTAATGTCAAAGTTGGGACAGGCCTTAGGCAAAGCCAATCAAATAAAATACGCAATATATCGAGATGGTTTTATGACTGCCTACCAAAG AATGAAATGTTTGCAACCAAGCATTTTACTACATGCACGATTGTTGGCAGCGGTGGAATTTTGTCGGGCAGCAACTGTGGACACAAAATCGATAAGGCAGATGCAGTTTTCAG GTTCAACGTCCCCTTTACAAAACCTTTCGAGAAAGCTGTGGGAAATAAAACCACGATAAATACAATAAATCGATCTGTGTTTACAGAAAG ATACAATAGTCTAAGGACTTCAGAAGACCTGACAAGGGTTGTGGATGACTTGAAAGAAATTGTACGAGATGGATTTGCATGGATGCCAGAGTTTTCCCATGATAGAGAGCATAATGTTAGTGATGCAGTAATTCCTTTATTGGTGAAAAATAATctcaaaattatgtttatgcATCCCGATCATTACCGTGCAATAAGAAAACACTGGCAAGCTTGGGGAATGCGGATACTTATATCATCAG GGTTTTACTTCACCTCCGTAGCCATACAACTTTGCGATGAGGTTCAGCTCTACGGATTCTGGCCATTTAGACAAGGGCCTTGCAATCAAAATCTTACATATCACtattacaatgaaaaaaagATTACCACTGACCACAGCTTTTCACTAGAGTTTCTAGCGTTGGTTGAACTCCATCGCCTCGGTGTGATTAAGTTGAATATTGAAGATTGCAACTGA